The genomic region AGGGGAAATGACAATCAATAAACAAAAAATTCTCCTTGGTGAAGTATATGAAGAAATCCATTCAATCCTGAAACAACTTGCAGACAACAAGAGTATTGATTTCCAGATGCCTCTTGAATCTGAAGAAACCTATGTGTATGCTGACAAAGTCAAACTAAAGCAGATATTTTATAATCTTGTTACCAATGCCATCAAATTCACAGAAAAAGGTGGCTCTGTTTTAATTGATTCGACTATCGATGATAAATTTGTACATATCTCTGTAATTGATAATGGAATTGGTATTGACAGTGAAGGAATGAAAAGACTATTTAACCCCTTTGTGCAACTGGATTCTTCTGAATCCCGCAAATATGAGGGTACCGGCCTTGGACTTGCACTATCTAAAGAGCTTGTTAATCTCCATGGCGGCGATATATGGGCTGAAAGTGAACCTGGTAAAGGAAGCACTTTTACTTTCACTATTCCTGTATGTCAGTAACAGTTAATCTTGCATTTTTTTATACATCATTGAAAATCAGGGTATGTATTTTCAGCTTTTTATGCCGATTCTTTCTGTTTTTAGTTATGATATATTATGAGCCAAAGACTTTTATAAAAAAACAACTTGATATTTTATGTGGGAAAATCTGACCTTTACATAGCGTAATTGTATAAGATTCATAGAAATATTTAGTGTATATCAAAATACGAACCTGTTTTCAGGGGTGGTATGTAGTATGAGTGGGAAATGTAGTAAAAATACGATTAATATGTCTCATGGAATTCTTCCAACCCGCAAATTCTCCGCGCCGGAAATTATTCTGGGTGATGGCTCCAGAAATCTAATTGGCCAGTATGTCAACAGTCTCTCCGGCAGAAATATCCTGCTGGTAACAGATCCGGGTGTCATCAAAGCGGGCTGGGCCGGGGAAGTTGAAGATAGTATCAATTCAGAAGGAATAGACATTGTAGTCTATAACAAAGTCTCTTCCAACCCCAGATCCTCTGAAGTGATGCGGGGCGCTGAACTTTATGAGAATGAAGGATGCGATCTCATTGTGGCCGTCGGAGGCGGTAGTCCTATGGACTGTGCCAAAGCAATAGGTGCTGTAGCTTCAAATCAATGTAGTGTTCTGGAACTTGAAGGTGTGGATGAAGTTGCTATGCCCGCCCCACCTTTGATATGTATTCCAACCACTGCAGGTTCTTCTGCTGATGTATCCCAATTTGCTATAATCAACGATGAAAAAGAGAAGCGTAAATTTGCCATAATCAGTAAAACCATGATAGCAGATCTGGCTCTTATAGATCCCGAAACCACGCTTTCAATGGATTCTCAACTGACTGCTGCTACTGGTATGGATGCTCTTTGTCACGCTTTTGAATCATATGTTTCAAATGCCTCCTCTGTGATGACTGACATGTATGCACTGGAAGCAACAAAACTAATATCGGAGTATTTGCCCAAAGTTTATGATGAACCTGATAATCTTGTTTACAGGGATAAGGTAATGCTTGGCAGCATGTATGCAGGACTTGCATTTTCAAACGCCAGCTTGGGTCTTGTTCATGCAATGGCTCATAGTCTGGGTGGATATAAGGATTCTCCGCATGGGGAATGTAATGCTCAGCTCCTGGGTCCGGTTGTCGAGTTCAATTATTCTTTTGCATCTGAAAAGTATAAGGAACTTGAAGCAGCTATGTTGGGAACTAAGTCTGTAGGTGACAAAGGCCCCGAAGGGGTTGTAAATGCGCTTTTGGACATTACTGAACATCTGGAAATAAAACCCGGATTGGCATGCATGGGCGTAAAAGACAGTGATATTGAACTTCTCAGTAAAAATGCATTCAAAGACCCGTGTCTGGCTACGAATCCCAATCCGGCTAAAATTGAAGATATAGCGAGAATTTTCCATGATTCACTCTGAAGAGGATGTTGAAATGAATGATCTCAGGCAGAAAATCATTGGATTAACTGAGACCTCCCATCGCAAGAGTTATTATCCTCAGCTTAAGGAACAAATCAATGAACTTAGCATTGCCATGGATGCCCTGCAGGAAAGTGAAAATAAGTACCGTACTCTTGTTGAGAATGTGAACATTGGTATAATCAGAACCGAACCCTGGGAAGGTGGAAGAATTATTCAGGCAAACCCGGCTCTGTGCAAGATGCTGGGATTTGAGAATGAAGATGAACTATTGAATTATCCTGTAGAAGGCATATATCTTCATCCGGAAGATCGTGCAGAGTTGATGGATAAATTGAAGCAACTTGGAAAAATTAAAGATCATAAAATCAAATTTAAGGTAAGGGATGGTTCTACTATTCTCTGTTCTCTTACCCTTTCCGCACAATATGATTCTGATGGTAATATCAAGTTTGTGGATGGTGTAGCTGAAGACATCACCGAGAAAGAACAAAAGGCAGAAGCCCTCAGGCAGGCAAACAATAAACTAAATCTTTTAAGTTCGATAACCCGTCATGATATAGTTAATCAGGTAATGGTTCTGGAAGGATATTTACTGCTGCTGGCAGAGAAAGTAAAAGATCCTGAACAACTTGAACTGATACAGAGAATGAAGGGCAATATCAGGTCTATAGATAAGCATATAATGTTCACCAAGGATTATCAGGAAATAGGAATTCATGCACCCGAATGGGTAAATCTTCGGGCTGCTCTGAAGGATGCTATGGTATCATTGGATAATTCTCTGGTTGATATTCATATAGAATCAGGGAGCTATATGATTTTCACCGATCCAATGGTTAGGAAAGTTTTTTACAATCTCGGAAACAATGTGGTGAAACACAGCCGGGCTGAACACCTTTACATTACTACTGATGAACAGGATGATCAGTTGCTGGTTGTTTTCCAGGATGATGGAATCGGTATTGAGGACAAGAAAAGGTTGTTTAAAAAAGGTAGTTCCTCTTCTGGATATGGACTTTTTCTTTCAAAAGAGATCCTTTCAATTACAGGCATTGGAATAAGAGAAATCGGCGCTTCTGGTGAAGGTGCTCGCTTTGAAATCATTTTTCCGCAAGGACAGTACAAATCTGTTCAATAATGTCCAGTGATATGGATGCTTACAGCATAATTTAAGTATGTATTTATAGCAAAACTGACAGAATTCATATACATGTCAGTAATTACTCTCACTACTGATTTTGGTTCCCTTTATCCTGCATCCATGAAGGGCGTGAT from Methanolobus tindarius DSM 2278 harbors:
- the ercA gene encoding alcohol dehydrogenase-like regulatory protein ErcA is translated as MSGKCSKNTINMSHGILPTRKFSAPEIILGDGSRNLIGQYVNSLSGRNILLVTDPGVIKAGWAGEVEDSINSEGIDIVVYNKVSSNPRSSEVMRGAELYENEGCDLIVAVGGGSPMDCAKAIGAVASNQCSVLELEGVDEVAMPAPPLICIPTTAGSSADVSQFAIINDEKEKRKFAIISKTMIADLALIDPETTLSMDSQLTAATGMDALCHAFESYVSNASSVMTDMYALEATKLISEYLPKVYDEPDNLVYRDKVMLGSMYAGLAFSNASLGLVHAMAHSLGGYKDSPHGECNAQLLGPVVEFNYSFASEKYKELEAAMLGTKSVGDKGPEGVVNALLDITEHLEIKPGLACMGVKDSDIELLSKNAFKDPCLATNPNPAKIEDIARIFHDSL
- a CDS encoding PAS domain S-box protein; this encodes MIHSEEDVEMNDLRQKIIGLTETSHRKSYYPQLKEQINELSIAMDALQESENKYRTLVENVNIGIIRTEPWEGGRIIQANPALCKMLGFENEDELLNYPVEGIYLHPEDRAELMDKLKQLGKIKDHKIKFKVRDGSTILCSLTLSAQYDSDGNIKFVDGVAEDITEKEQKAEALRQANNKLNLLSSITRHDIVNQVMVLEGYLLLLAEKVKDPEQLELIQRMKGNIRSIDKHIMFTKDYQEIGIHAPEWVNLRAALKDAMVSLDNSLVDIHIESGSYMIFTDPMVRKVFYNLGNNVVKHSRAEHLYITTDEQDDQLLVVFQDDGIGIEDKKRLFKKGSSSSGYGLFLSKEILSITGIGIREIGASGEGARFEIIFPQGQYKSVQ